One Fundidesulfovibrio terrae genomic window carries:
- a CDS encoding DUF4390 domain-containing protein, producing the protein MRRALYLVLLLLAFSAVSRTDAHAQRMGLTNLVVDNQEGRVKVRFGVDVKAVDAVNDALVSGQVLALECRAWLTRKRDYSWNAEVSRAQTLSSLRLHDGGPFEIVLPGGRQEHFRGRDLGLVMKEAWGNMSMDLGAWDSLARGNAYSLTLEIRLVRQDVSSWLKGALFFWNFDAIPPVKYQLDFSY; encoded by the coding sequence ATGCGTCGGGCATTGTATCTCGTACTCCTCCTGCTTGCGTTCTCGGCGGTCTCCCGCACGGACGCGCACGCCCAGCGCATGGGCCTGACCAACCTGGTCGTGGACAACCAGGAGGGGCGGGTCAAGGTGCGCTTCGGGGTGGACGTCAAGGCGGTGGATGCGGTGAACGACGCCCTGGTGAGCGGGCAGGTCCTGGCCCTGGAATGCCGGGCCTGGCTCACCCGCAAGCGTGACTACTCCTGGAACGCAGAGGTCTCGCGCGCCCAGACGCTCTCGAGCCTCAGGCTGCACGACGGGGGACCCTTCGAGATCGTCCTGCCGGGCGGGCGCCAGGAGCACTTCCGGGGCCGCGACCTGGGGCTGGTCATGAAGGAGGCGTGGGGCAACATGTCCATGGACCTGGGGGCCTGGGACAGCCTGGCCCGGGGCAACGCCTATTCCCTGACCCTCGAAATCCGCCTGGTGCGGCAGGACGTTTCCTCCTGGCTCAAGGGCGCGCTATTCTTCTGGAATTTCGACGCGATCCCTCCTGTCAAATATCAGCTCGACTTCTCCTATTGA
- a CDS encoding 16S rRNA (guanine(527)-N(7))-methyltransferase RsmG: MASSDPTPALVAEQARSLGRELTPEQAEGLGVYLGLLQTWNHRTNLVGPRQWPLMLSELVADSWHLADLLCELDLPDEPLTLDFGAGAGIPGVPLRLFWDAGRYVLIEPRAKRAAFLRQCAAMMRLKRTEVFEGRAEAVAGTAQVCLSRAFQPWREFLKTASRYKLERESGNGERRFPVVVVFASDAAPDGAVPEGFALERTAAYPSRGQMGYFWVFAPSS, encoded by the coding sequence ATGGCTTCAAGCGATCCCACCCCGGCCCTGGTGGCCGAACAAGCCCGCTCGCTCGGGCGCGAACTGACCCCGGAGCAGGCCGAGGGCCTTGGCGTCTATCTCGGCCTCTTGCAGACATGGAACCACCGGACCAACCTGGTGGGGCCGCGCCAGTGGCCGCTCATGCTCTCGGAGCTGGTGGCGGACAGCTGGCACCTGGCGGACCTGCTCTGCGAACTGGATCTCCCGGATGAGCCGCTGACGCTCGACTTCGGGGCCGGGGCCGGGATTCCGGGCGTGCCCCTCAGGCTCTTCTGGGATGCGGGCCGTTACGTGCTGATCGAGCCCAGGGCCAAGCGGGCGGCGTTTTTGCGCCAGTGCGCGGCCATGATGCGCCTCAAACGCACCGAGGTGTTCGAGGGCCGGGCCGAAGCCGTGGCCGGAACGGCGCAGGTCTGCCTGTCTCGGGCCTTCCAGCCGTGGCGGGAATTTTTGAAGACCGCGTCGCGCTACAAGTTGGAAAGAGAATCCGGGAACGGGGAACGTCGCTTCCCCGTGGTGGTCGTGTTCGCGAGTGATGCGGCCCCGGACGGAGCCGTGCCCGAGGGCTTCGCCCTCGAGCGGACCGCCGCGTATCCCAGCCGGGGGCAGATGGGCTATTTCTGGGTGTTCGCTCCCAGCAGTTGA
- a CDS encoding SPOR domain-containing protein, with product MKVVDRFNVSKQPDGPRKFTFEFTGPGLVSVVVVAVLGIVWVFILGVLVGRGYKPENAVPQVAQIMPSAPAPAQPENTETPTVLKPEELHFQDTLQGRKPVDTVTVDSAKKPGEDKAPAAQAAPPQGGAAPLTPAAAPVQTTALEKTPSALPKGKVATAPAQPDKKTVQADASRPKDAKDSKGQKFSCSYQLAALDKKSQADSEVDRLKKKGIKASVEEVKIDGKTLYRVVAQVKGTEAEIKQTLDNAGAKKPILRDKKSL from the coding sequence ATGAAGGTCGTGGACCGTTTCAACGTCTCCAAACAGCCTGACGGACCAAGGAAATTCACTTTCGAATTCACCGGCCCCGGGCTTGTTTCCGTGGTGGTGGTGGCGGTGCTGGGCATCGTGTGGGTCTTCATCCTGGGCGTCCTGGTGGGCCGGGGCTACAAGCCCGAGAACGCCGTGCCCCAGGTGGCCCAGATTATGCCTTCCGCCCCGGCTCCGGCCCAGCCCGAGAACACCGAGACGCCCACGGTCCTCAAGCCCGAGGAACTCCACTTCCAGGACACCCTCCAGGGACGAAAGCCCGTCGACACCGTCACTGTGGACTCCGCCAAGAAGCCCGGCGAGGACAAGGCTCCCGCCGCGCAGGCCGCTCCGCCCCAAGGCGGGGCCGCTCCCCTGACCCCGGCCGCGGCTCCCGTGCAGACCACCGCGTTGGAAAAGACCCCCTCCGCCCTGCCCAAGGGCAAGGTGGCCACCGCCCCGGCCCAGCCCGACAAGAAAACCGTCCAGGCCGACGCCTCCAGGCCCAAAGACGCCAAGGACTCCAAGGGACAGAAGTTCTCCTGTTCCTACCAGCTTGCCGCCCTGGACAAGAAGTCCCAGGCCGATTCCGAGGTGGACCGGCTCAAGAAAAAGGGTATCAAAGCATCCGTGGAGGAGGTAAAGATAGACGGCAAGACCCTTTACAGGGTCGTGGCGCAGGTAAAAGGGACCGAAGCGGAGATCAAGCAAACCCTTGATAACGCTGGGGCAAAAAAGCCTATACTTCGCGACAAAAAATCCTTATGA
- the tgt gene encoding tRNA guanosine(34) transglycosylase Tgt, whose translation MHAPGTFTIQATDGPSRLGELHTAHGVVRTPAFMPVGTLGTVKSLCPQDLKDASAQIILGNTYHLYLRPGDDLVARRGGLHAFMGWDRPILTDSGGFQVFSLSGLRKLTPDGVEFRSHLDGSKHFFTPEKVLDIQRNLGSDIMMVLDECVPYGADHAYTEKSLVLTHDWALRSRENHAPGRNGQLVFGIVQGGFFKDLREQSAEAICSMGFDGHAIGGLSVGESTAEMYELMAHTAPLLPADKPRYLMGVGKPMDILEGIGNGIDMFDCVLPTRNARNGTLYTSRGQVNIKRAEFKEDDSPLDPECTCYTCRTFSKAYLRHLYVAKELLSYRLNTIHNVHFFLELARGAREAIAAGQFAAYKARFQAVYPSAPQE comes from the coding sequence ATGCACGCTCCCGGAACCTTCACCATACAGGCCACCGACGGACCTTCCCGCTTGGGCGAACTGCACACTGCCCACGGTGTGGTGCGCACCCCGGCCTTCATGCCCGTGGGCACGCTCGGCACCGTCAAGTCCCTCTGCCCGCAGGACCTCAAGGACGCGAGCGCCCAAATCATCCTGGGCAACACCTACCACCTCTACCTGCGCCCCGGCGACGACCTGGTGGCAAGGCGCGGGGGGCTGCACGCCTTCATGGGCTGGGACCGCCCCATCCTGACCGACTCCGGCGGGTTCCAGGTGTTCTCGCTCTCCGGGCTGCGCAAGCTCACCCCGGACGGCGTGGAGTTCCGCTCCCACCTGGACGGCTCCAAGCATTTCTTCACCCCGGAGAAGGTCCTGGACATCCAGCGCAACCTGGGCTCGGACATCATGATGGTGCTGGACGAGTGCGTGCCCTACGGCGCGGACCACGCCTACACCGAAAAATCACTCGTCCTGACCCACGACTGGGCCCTGCGCTCCCGCGAGAACCACGCCCCGGGCCGCAACGGCCAGCTGGTCTTCGGCATCGTGCAGGGCGGCTTCTTCAAGGACCTGCGCGAGCAGTCCGCCGAGGCCATCTGCTCCATGGGCTTCGACGGCCACGCCATCGGCGGGCTTTCGGTGGGCGAGTCCACGGCTGAAATGTACGAGCTCATGGCCCACACCGCGCCGCTTCTGCCGGCGGACAAGCCGCGCTACCTCATGGGCGTGGGCAAGCCCATGGACATTCTGGAGGGCATCGGCAACGGCATCGACATGTTCGACTGCGTGCTGCCCACCAGGAACGCCCGCAACGGCACCCTCTACACCAGCCGGGGCCAGGTGAACATCAAGCGCGCCGAGTTCAAGGAGGACGACTCCCCCCTGGACCCTGAATGCACCTGCTACACCTGCCGGACCTTCTCCAAGGCATACCTGCGCCACCTCTACGTGGCCAAGGAGCTTCTGTCCTACCGTCTCAACACCATCCACAACGTGCATTTCTTCCTGGAGTTGGCCAGGGGCGCTCGCGAGGCCATCGCGGCCGGGCAGTTCGCCGCCTACAAGGCCCGTTTCCAGGCGGTGTACCCAAGCGCGCCGCAGGAGTGA
- the argS gene encoding arginine--tRNA ligase — translation MRALTHLRGLLGSILEKKGAEWPEKATIEPPKDKKFGDMACNIAMLTAGKLGRKPRELAEELARELLEADPGLSKVEVAGPGFLNVTFAPSFWQQTVEEVLEARQCFGKFNLGRGAKVQVEFVSANPTGPLHIGHGRGAAVGDSMARILRAMDYEVSTEYYINDAGRQMRLLGESIWVRLLELLEKPVAYPEDWYKGEYIIDLARELVTLKGKALADLPPAEAQDICYEYGMKSILDGIKKDLADFRVEHQVWFSEKSLVAAGAVERTLADLKARGLAYDKDGAAWMGTTQFGDDKDRVLRKSTGELTYFASDIAYHADKYARGFNTVVDIWGADHHGYIPRMKAAVQALGRAPEDLKVILVQLVNLMRGGEQIAMSTRAGQFETLADVCAEVGVDAARFMFLSRKSDSHLDFDLELVKQQSMDNPVYYVQYAFARICSLFAKAAERGVAKPAPSRELLARLDTPEDLDLMRFMEQYPDILASAALTLSPHVVSFYLRDLAGLLHRYYTMHPVLAAPDEALMRARMLLLEAVSVVVASGLELLGVNAPEKM, via the coding sequence ATGCGCGCGCTGACCCATTTGAGGGGCCTTCTGGGCTCCATCCTGGAGAAGAAAGGGGCCGAGTGGCCCGAAAAGGCCACCATCGAGCCCCCCAAGGACAAGAAATTCGGGGACATGGCCTGCAACATCGCCATGCTCACGGCGGGAAAGTTGGGCAGGAAGCCCAGGGAACTGGCTGAAGAGCTGGCCAGGGAGCTTCTGGAGGCCGATCCGGGCCTGTCCAAGGTCGAGGTGGCCGGTCCCGGCTTTCTGAACGTCACCTTCGCGCCGTCCTTCTGGCAGCAGACCGTGGAAGAGGTGCTGGAAGCCAGGCAGTGCTTCGGCAAGTTCAACCTGGGCCGGGGCGCCAAGGTGCAGGTGGAGTTCGTCTCCGCCAACCCCACCGGCCCCCTGCACATCGGTCACGGGCGCGGCGCGGCCGTGGGCGACTCCATGGCCCGCATCCTGCGCGCCATGGATTACGAGGTCTCCACCGAATACTATATCAACGACGCCGGACGCCAGATGCGCCTGCTCGGCGAATCCATCTGGGTGCGCCTGCTGGAGCTTCTTGAGAAGCCCGTCGCCTACCCCGAGGACTGGTACAAGGGCGAGTACATCATCGACCTGGCCCGCGAGCTCGTCACCCTCAAGGGCAAGGCCCTGGCCGACCTCCCCCCGGCCGAAGCCCAGGACATCTGCTACGAGTACGGCATGAAGTCCATCCTGGACGGCATCAAGAAGGACCTGGCCGACTTCCGCGTGGAGCACCAGGTGTGGTTCTCGGAGAAGTCCCTGGTGGCCGCGGGCGCCGTGGAGCGGACCCTGGCCGACCTCAAGGCGCGCGGCCTGGCCTACGACAAGGACGGCGCGGCCTGGATGGGCACCACCCAGTTCGGCGACGACAAGGACCGCGTGCTGCGCAAGTCCACCGGCGAGCTGACCTACTTCGCCTCGGACATCGCCTATCACGCCGACAAGTACGCGCGCGGCTTCAATACGGTCGTGGACATCTGGGGAGCCGACCACCACGGCTACATCCCCCGCATGAAGGCCGCCGTTCAGGCCCTGGGCCGCGCCCCCGAGGACCTCAAGGTCATCCTGGTGCAGCTGGTGAACCTCATGCGCGGCGGCGAGCAGATCGCCATGTCCACCCGGGCCGGGCAGTTCGAGACCCTGGCCGACGTGTGCGCCGAGGTGGGCGTGGACGCGGCCCGGTTCATGTTCCTCTCGCGCAAGTCCGACAGCCACCTGGACTTCGACCTGGAACTGGTCAAGCAGCAGTCCATGGACAACCCGGTGTACTACGTGCAGTACGCCTTCGCCCGCATCTGTTCGCTGTTCGCCAAGGCGGCCGAGCGCGGCGTCGCCAAGCCCGCGCCCTCCAGAGAGCTGCTGGCAAGGCTGGACACCCCCGAGGACCTTGACCTCATGCGGTTCATGGAGCAGTATCCCGACATCCTGGCCAGTGCCGCCCTGACCCTGAGCCCCCATGTGGTGAGCTTCTACCTGCGCGACCTGGCCGGCCTTCTGCACCGCTACTACACCATGCATCCGGTGCTGGCCGCCCCGGACGAGGCTCTCATGCGCGCACGCATGCTCCTGCTCGAAGCGGTTTCCGTGGTGGTGGCCAGCGGGCTTGAGCTCCTGGGCGTGAACGCTCCGGAGAAGATGTAA
- a CDS encoding MBL fold metallo-hydrolase, which yields MRCRPPSLSDHFDGKRFRNPWGDADRSFADLLRWKFTSRSVPWPAKVHNTRRDLPPERVHGEAVRITCIGHSTVLIQTAGVNILTDPVFSERTGPVMIGPRRVREPGLSLAALPPIDVVLVTHNHYDHLDLPSLAALWRGHRPRLIAPLGDARLVERAAKGATCEELDWWECVDVAHSSGGCGPIRPERASAACARGRDVPGPRSATGSIRIHAAPAHHWSARGLFDRREALWCSFVLETPAGLISFFGDTGYGSGEPFRRIRERFGPSRVALLPIGAYEPRWFMAQAHMNPEEAVRAFRSLDADHALALHHGVFKLTDEGIGQPLADLAEALEKHCVPPEAFRAPDVGEAWTLP from the coding sequence ATGCGATGCCGCCCGCCCAGCCTCTCCGACCACTTCGACGGCAAGCGCTTCCGCAATCCCTGGGGCGACGCTGACAGGAGCTTCGCCGACCTGCTGCGCTGGAAGTTCACCTCGCGGTCCGTCCCCTGGCCCGCCAAGGTCCACAACACCCGCAGGGACCTGCCGCCCGAGCGCGTCCACGGCGAGGCCGTGCGTATCACCTGCATCGGGCACTCCACGGTGCTCATCCAGACCGCCGGGGTGAACATCCTCACCGACCCGGTCTTCTCCGAGAGAACCGGTCCGGTCATGATCGGCCCCAGGCGCGTGCGCGAGCCGGGATTATCCCTGGCCGCCCTGCCGCCCATCGACGTGGTTCTGGTCACCCACAACCACTACGACCATCTGGACCTGCCCTCGCTTGCCGCGCTGTGGCGAGGCCACCGGCCGCGCCTCATCGCGCCGCTTGGGGACGCCCGCCTCGTTGAGCGTGCCGCCAAGGGCGCCACCTGCGAGGAGCTGGACTGGTGGGAGTGCGTGGATGTGGCGCATTCATCCGGCGGATGCGGGCCCATCCGGCCGGAGCGGGCCTCGGCCGCGTGCGCACGCGGCCGGGACGTGCCTGGGCCGCGCTCAGCGACAGGTTCGATCCGCATCCATGCCGCGCCCGCCCACCACTGGTCCGCCCGGGGTCTCTTCGACCGGCGCGAGGCCTTGTGGTGCTCGTTCGTGCTTGAGACGCCCGCGGGGCTCATCTCGTTTTTCGGCGACACGGGCTACGGCTCGGGCGAGCCCTTCCGGCGCATCCGGGAGCGCTTCGGCCCCTCCCGCGTGGCGCTTCTGCCCATCGGGGCCTACGAGCCGCGCTGGTTCATGGCCCAGGCGCACATGAACCCCGAGGAGGCGGTCCGGGCCTTCCGGAGCCTTGACGCTGACCACGCCCTGGCCCTGCACCACGGGGTGTTCAAGCTCACAGACGAGGGGATCGGCCAGCCCCTCGCGGACCTCGCCGAGGCGCTTGAGAAGCACTGCGTCCCGCCGGAGGCGTTCCGCGCTCCGGACGTGGGCGAGGCCTGGACGCTGCCCTGA
- the nth gene encoding endonuclease III gives MTATERAPIIFERLRARYPKTVPALDHHNAWELLVATVLAAQCTDARVNMVTPKLFARWPGPAELALASQEDLEEVVRSTGFFRNKAKNLIGAAKRVMDAFGGQVPRTLAELVTLPGVARKTANIVLSNSFGVNEGIAVDTHVTRLAYRLALTDSDDPVKIERDLMPLFPQDQWGEINHLLVYFGRDICDARKPKCPECELSDICPKRGVGKK, from the coding sequence ATGACCGCAACCGAACGCGCCCCCATCATCTTCGAGCGCCTGCGCGCCAGATATCCGAAAACCGTCCCCGCCCTCGACCACCACAACGCCTGGGAGCTCCTGGTGGCCACGGTGCTGGCCGCCCAGTGCACCGACGCCCGGGTGAACATGGTCACCCCCAAGCTCTTCGCCCGCTGGCCCGGCCCCGCCGAACTGGCCCTGGCCTCCCAAGAGGACCTGGAAGAGGTGGTCCGCTCCACGGGCTTCTTCCGCAACAAGGCCAAGAACCTGATCGGCGCGGCGAAACGCGTCATGGACGCCTTCGGCGGCCAGGTCCCCCGCACCCTGGCCGAGCTGGTCACGCTTCCCGGCGTTGCCCGCAAGACGGCCAACATCGTGCTCTCCAACAGCTTCGGCGTGAACGAGGGCATCGCCGTGGACACCCACGTCACCCGCCTGGCCTACCGCCTGGCGCTCACCGACTCCGACGACCCGGTGAAGATCGAGCGCGACCTCATGCCGCTCTTTCCCCAGGACCAATGGGGCGAGATCAACCACCTGCTGGTCTATTTCGGGCGTGACATCTGCGACGCCCGCAAGCCCAAGTGCCCCGAGTGCGAGCTTTCCGACATCTGCCCCAAGCGCGGCGTAGGGAAGAAGTAG
- a CDS encoding ACP S-malonyltransferase: MTTTANAAVLFPGQGSQEKGMGRDLAESRQDAMDLWKLAEKTSGLALREIYWDGDDASMADTRNLQPAMTVTTLNLWLAVKDKLAPMGFAGHSLGEYAALAASGALPIQQVLELTSLRGKLMAEAGGTDGAMAAILKVSLENVEQIVAKAAEVTKGVLLVANYNTPGQYVISGRKDAVDQAAGLCKEVKGRAIPLAVSGAFHSPMMAEAAAELEKILSKADWRAPSAPVFANVTGAGESDPEKLKGLLARQMTSSVRWIDTMGALYEAGARTFVEIGPKGVLTKMVKPNLEGKDDATAVNVGSMQAAAEFTLP; the protein is encoded by the coding sequence GTGACCACCACCGCTAACGCCGCCGTGCTCTTCCCCGGACAGGGATCCCAGGAAAAAGGCATGGGCCGCGACCTGGCCGAATCCCGCCAGGACGCCATGGACCTCTGGAAGCTGGCCGAAAAGACCTCCGGCCTTGCGCTTCGTGAAATATACTGGGACGGCGACGACGCCTCCATGGCCGACACCCGCAATCTCCAGCCCGCCATGACCGTCACCACGCTCAACCTCTGGCTGGCCGTGAAGGACAAGCTCGCCCCCATGGGCTTCGCCGGGCACAGCCTGGGCGAATACGCCGCCCTGGCCGCCTCGGGCGCGTTGCCCATCCAGCAGGTTCTTGAACTTACGAGCCTGCGCGGCAAGCTCATGGCCGAGGCCGGCGGCACGGACGGGGCCATGGCCGCCATCCTCAAGGTGTCGCTGGAAAACGTGGAGCAGATCGTGGCCAAGGCCGCCGAGGTCACCAAGGGCGTGCTCCTGGTGGCCAACTACAACACCCCGGGCCAGTACGTGATCTCAGGCCGCAAGGACGCCGTGGACCAGGCCGCCGGGCTGTGCAAGGAAGTCAAGGGCCGGGCCATCCCCCTGGCCGTGAGCGGCGCGTTCCACTCCCCCATGATGGCCGAGGCCGCCGCCGAGCTTGAAAAGATCCTGTCCAAGGCCGACTGGCGCGCCCCCAGCGCCCCGGTGTTCGCCAACGTGACCGGCGCGGGCGAGTCCGACCCGGAGAAGCTCAAGGGCCTGCTGGCCCGCCAGATGACCTCCTCGGTGCGCTGGATCGACACCATGGGCGCACTCTACGAGGCCGGAGCCCGGACCTTCGTGGAGATCGGCCCCAAGGGCGTCTTGACCAAGATGGTCAAGCCCAACCTGGAGGGCAAGGACGACGCGACCGCCGTCAACGTGGGCTCCATGCAGGCCGCTGCGGAGTTCACGCTGCCGTAG
- a CDS encoding pyruvoyl-dependent arginine decarboxylase: protein MFGQTFVPTKAFFTRGIGRHKNKLQSFELALRDAGIEKLNLVYVSSIYPPNCTLLTVEEGQALLNPGQITFCVMARNATDEKGRLVGSAVGMAFPASKDNYGYISEHTSFGKDQKEIGDFAEDLASTMLATTLGIDFDPETAYDERREIYMMSGKIIESKSLPSVTTGVSGMWTTTISAVVFLP from the coding sequence ATGTTCGGACAAACGTTCGTCCCGACCAAAGCCTTCTTCACCAGAGGCATTGGCCGTCACAAGAATAAGCTGCAATCCTTTGAGCTGGCTCTGCGCGACGCCGGGATTGAAAAACTCAACCTGGTGTACGTCTCCAGCATCTATCCGCCCAACTGCACTCTTCTGACCGTGGAAGAAGGCCAGGCGCTGCTCAATCCCGGGCAGATCACCTTCTGCGTCATGGCCCGCAACGCCACCGACGAGAAGGGCCGCCTTGTGGGCTCGGCTGTGGGCATGGCCTTCCCCGCCAGCAAGGACAACTACGGATACATCTCCGAGCACACCTCCTTCGGCAAGGATCAGAAGGAAATCGGCGATTTCGCCGAGGACCTGGCCTCCACCATGCTGGCCACCACCTTGGGCATCGACTTCGATCCCGAAACCGCCTACGACGAGCGCCGCGAGATCTACATGATGTCCGGCAAGATCATCGAGTCCAAGTCCCTCCCGAGCGTCACCACCGGCGTCTCCGGAATGTGGACCACCACCATCTCCGCCGTGGTGTTCCTGCCGTAG
- a CDS encoding NAD(P)H-dependent flavin oxidoreductase, translating into MSFPSLSIGDLCVRIPIIQGGMGVGISLSGLAAAVAEAGGIGVIAAAGIGMSRPGYASNFIETNNAALSDEIRAAREKTSGAIGVNIMVALTNYAELVSTAVKEGIDAIFSGAGLPLDLPAHLPEGCKTKLIPIVSSARAAVILCKKWLAKFGRVPDAFVVEGPMAGGHLGFKPGQLGEAAHSLETVVPEVIEGVKPYTAPDGRPIPVIAAGGVYTGADIRKYIRMGAAGVQMGTRFVATDECDADMAFKQAYVNASEEDIVIIQSPVGLPGRAIRNTFLEEASKGNRRPKVCPFNCVHSCDHTTTPYCIMMALMNAKKGNLDHGFAFAGQNAWRVTEIVPVRELIASLEAEYDQAVAQEAGA; encoded by the coding sequence ATGTCCTTTCCGTCCCTTTCAATCGGCGACCTGTGCGTCCGCATCCCCATCATCCAGGGAGGCATGGGAGTCGGCATATCCCTTTCCGGCTTGGCGGCGGCGGTAGCCGAGGCGGGAGGCATCGGGGTCATCGCGGCCGCCGGCATCGGCATGAGCAGGCCCGGCTACGCCTCGAACTTCATCGAGACCAACAACGCCGCCCTGAGCGACGAGATCCGCGCCGCCCGGGAGAAAACCTCGGGAGCCATCGGCGTCAACATCATGGTGGCCCTCACCAACTACGCCGAGCTGGTCTCCACCGCCGTCAAGGAAGGCATCGACGCCATCTTCTCGGGAGCGGGCCTGCCCCTGGACCTGCCCGCCCACCTGCCCGAGGGCTGCAAGACCAAGCTGATCCCCATCGTCTCCTCGGCCCGGGCCGCGGTCATCCTGTGCAAGAAATGGCTGGCCAAATTCGGACGCGTACCCGACGCCTTCGTGGTGGAAGGCCCCATGGCGGGCGGGCACCTGGGCTTCAAGCCCGGCCAGTTGGGCGAGGCCGCCCACTCTCTGGAGACGGTGGTCCCGGAAGTGATCGAGGGCGTCAAGCCCTACACCGCTCCCGACGGCAGGCCCATCCCGGTCATCGCGGCCGGAGGCGTGTACACCGGGGCGGACATCCGCAAATACATCCGCATGGGCGCGGCCGGGGTCCAGATGGGCACCCGCTTCGTGGCCACCGACGAATGCGACGCCGACATGGCCTTCAAGCAGGCGTACGTGAACGCGTCCGAAGAGGACATCGTCATCATCCAGAGCCCCGTGGGCCTGCCCGGACGCGCCATCCGCAACACCTTCTTGGAGGAAGCCTCCAAGGGCAACCGCCGCCCCAAGGTGTGCCCCTTCAACTGCGTCCACTCCTGCGACCACACCACCACGCCCTACTGCATCATGATGGCCCTCATGAACGCCAAGAAGGGCAACCTGGATCACGGCTTCGCCTTCGCCGGGCAGAACGCCTGGCGCGTGACCGAGATCGTGCCGGTCCGTGAGCTCATCGCCAGCCTGGAAGCCGAGTACGACCAGGCCGTGGCCCAGGAGGCCGGAGCCTAG
- a CDS encoding TIGR01777 family oxidoreductase has translation MKEPSHDNPKSVIVSGGSGFIGKPLCRALMAGGYRVTVLTRGASRPLSADPEGALPEYVTWDGHSGAGWGHLADGAHALVNLAGEGIAEGRWTPERKSRILQSRVHAGQAMLAAVAQAAVKPRVFIQGSGVGYYGDTGDEAVDESSPPGSGFLTDVCLEWEASTRAVEDLGVRWVVLRMGLVMGRGGGVLQKMLTPFRLFVGGPLGEGNQGIPWIHMEDAVRAIVFLLENEAAAGPYNLTAPEAVSNLDFCRYLGRAMSRPCGLAVPAAALRLAMGELADELLLSGCRAFPKRLVELGFEFRHPRLAEALKELMA, from the coding sequence ATGAAGGAACCTTCGCACGATAATCCGAAATCCGTCATCGTCTCAGGCGGGAGCGGCTTCATCGGCAAGCCCCTGTGCCGTGCGCTCATGGCCGGGGGCTACCGGGTGACGGTGCTGACGCGCGGCGCGTCGCGGCCCCTTTCGGCGGATCCGGAGGGAGCCCTGCCCGAATACGTCACCTGGGACGGACACTCCGGCGCGGGTTGGGGCCATCTGGCCGACGGCGCCCACGCCCTGGTGAACCTGGCCGGGGAGGGCATCGCCGAGGGGCGCTGGACGCCCGAGCGCAAGAGCCGGATCCTTCAGAGCCGGGTCCATGCGGGCCAGGCCATGCTCGCGGCCGTAGCCCAGGCCGCCGTGAAACCCAGGGTGTTCATCCAGGGATCGGGCGTGGGCTACTACGGCGACACCGGGGACGAGGCCGTGGACGAGTCGTCCCCGCCGGGATCAGGCTTCCTCACGGACGTCTGCCTGGAGTGGGAAGCCTCCACGCGCGCGGTGGAGGACCTGGGCGTGCGCTGGGTGGTGCTGCGCATGGGGCTGGTCATGGGGCGAGGCGGGGGCGTGCTGCAAAAGATGCTCACCCCCTTCAGGCTGTTCGTGGGCGGCCCCCTGGGCGAGGGGAACCAGGGAATCCCCTGGATACACATGGAGGACGCCGTCCGGGCCATCGTGTTCCTGCTGGAGAACGAAGCCGCGGCCGGACCCTATAACCTGACGGCCCCCGAAGCCGTCTCCAATCTCGATTTCTGCCGGTATCTGGGGCGGGCGATGTCCAGGCCGTGCGGCCTGGCCGTGCCGGCCGCTGCACTCAGGCTGGCCATGGGGGAGTTGGCGGACGAGCTGCTTCTCTCGGGATGCCGCGCCTTCCCCAAGCGCCTCGTGGAGCTGGGCTTCGAATTCAGGCACCCCAGGCTGGCCGAAGCCCTCAAGGAACTCATGGCTTAA
- a CDS encoding 23S rRNA (pseudouridine(1915)-N(3))-methyltransferase RlmH, which yields MNRIRFVFFGELKSPWAAQACRHYLDGLSRYIRYDTAVLRDAKEAKDHTARKRKEGQALLAALGPRDRVIGLDERGKAHGSKGLASKLSEWIEDPGRAPCFVIGGPYGYSPEAEARFDERLSLGPYTLPHELARVILLEQLYRGMSILAGHPYHHD from the coding sequence ATGAACCGCATCCGATTCGTCTTTTTCGGGGAGCTCAAGTCCCCCTGGGCGGCCCAGGCATGCCGCCACTACCTTGATGGGCTTTCGCGCTATATCCGTTACGATACCGCGGTGCTGCGCGACGCCAAGGAAGCCAAGGACCACACCGCCCGCAAACGCAAGGAGGGACAGGCGCTCCTTGCGGCGCTTGGCCCACGCGACCGCGTGATCGGCCTGGACGAGCGGGGCAAGGCCCACGGATCCAAGGGACTGGCGTCGAAACTCTCCGAATGGATCGAGGACCCGGGCCGCGCCCCCTGCTTCGTCATCGGCGGCCCGTACGGATACAGCCCCGAGGCCGAAGCCCGCTTCGACGAGCGATTGAGCCTCGGGCCTTACACATTGCCACATGAACTGGCCCGAGTCATCCTCCTGGAGCAACTGTACAGGGGCATGAGCATCCTGGCCGGGCATCCGTACCACCATGATTGA